In Macadamia integrifolia cultivar HAES 741 chromosome 1, SCU_Mint_v3, whole genome shotgun sequence, a single window of DNA contains:
- the LOC122074548 gene encoding indole-3-glycerol phosphate synthase, chloroplastic-like: MEAACVGAAVRFSFSDVSNRCRRHFTVRNGGAKTFRLRAAIRAQQSKSNDVSATLSPSSDSAVDALKIKEWEVGRFQDEIAASQGINIRRRPPTGPPLHYVGPFEFRLQNEGNTPRNILEEIIWNKDVEVSQLKERTPLSALKKAIDNAPPARDFVGALRASHQRTGLPALIAEVKKASPSRGVLREDFDPVEIAKAYEKGGAACLSVLTDSKYFQGSFENLGIIRDAGVKCPLLCKEFIIDAWQIFYARTKGADAVLLIAAVLPDHDIGYMIKICKILGLAALVEVHNEREMDRVLGIEGVELIGINNRDLETFEVDICNTRNLLKGEHGQVILQKDIIVVGESGLFSPDDIAYVQEAGVKAVLVGESIVKQSDPREGITQLFGKDISL, encoded by the exons ATGGAAGCGGCCTGCGTTGGAGCAGCAGTCAGGTTTTCATTTTCGGACGTTTCCAATAGATGCAGGAGACATTTCACGGTTAGAAATGGCGGAGCGAAAACTTTTCGCTTACGCGCCGCCATTCGAGCGCAGCAG TCCAAATCCAATGATGTATCTGCTACACTTTCTCCGTCAAGTGATTCTGCTGTTGATGCCCTTAAAATCAAGGAGTGGGAAGTTGGAAGATTCCAAGATGAAATAGCAGCCAGCCAGGGTATCAATATTAGAAGGCGTCCTCCTACTGGCCCCCCTTTGCACTATGTTGGTCCATTTGAGTTCCGCTTACAGAATGAGGGCAACACTCCTCGTAACATTCTAGAGGAAATAATATGGAACAAGGATGTGGAAGTCTCACAA TTAAAAGAGAGAACTCCTCTGTCTGCGCTGAAGAAAGCTATCGATAATGCTCCTCCTGCTAGAGACTTTGTTGGGGCTTTGAGGGCATCTCATCAGCGAACTGGTTTACCAGCCTTAATTGCTGAAGTGAAGAAGGCTTCTCCGAGCCGAGGAGTGTTAagagaggattttgatccg GTTGAAATAGCTAAAGCTTATGAGAAGGGTGGGGCAGCATGCCTTAGTGTTCTGACAGATTCTAAATACTTCCAG GGGAGCTTTGAAAATCTGGGGATCATACGTGATGCTGGAGTAAAG TGCCCTCTTCTCTGCAAAGAATTCATCATTGATGCCTGGCAAATTTTCTATGCTCGAACAAAAGGGGCAGATGCAGTTCTTTTGATTGCCGCTGTGTTGCCTGATCATGACATTGGGTACATGATTAAGATATGCAAAATTCTTGGGTTGGCTGCACTAGTTGAG gTGCACAATGAGAGAGAAATGGATCGTGTGTTAGGAATTGAGGGGGTTGAACTTATTGGCATCAACAACCGTGACCTTG AAACATTTGAGGTTGATATTTGTAATACAAGGAATCTTCTGAAGGGAGAACATGGACAAGTGATCCTACAAAAGGACATAATT GTGGTTGGGGAGTCGGGTTTGTTTTCTCCAGATGACATAGCTTATGTGCAAGAAGCTGGAGTTAAAGCG GTTTTGGTTGGTGAGTCCATTGTGAAACAAAGTGATCCTAGGGAAGGAATAACACAGCTTTTTGGTAAAGATATTTCTTTATGA
- the LOC122077827 gene encoding uncharacterized protein LOC122077827 encodes MGVCVEHLNHLNLRPRGFLQELCDLREEKIVSCVLTFQNLPPMPSVGMRRSTRVFVPKSVVKDADGVRVLRSGKRLGSESAGGKGKGSDSEPWFRLLDHSGDADGVLCCKNDGCHNALSGEGVDVKHLDGEMAPGSMNNGPGVSMTNASVDRMHGNVYHRKRQRLGGNKFSSSSLTSGGGDRVYEDRMYGIPFVRKQRRKKRTGSFSTVIPREMRVVEDNKGRQVRGFLQQDLLLNCFSSEDMVLVVTKPTVGNTSRFACLLNSILSYMTRNRVRLSELSAFLCSKPIAIAFSRNSIRLLQDNLSGDTEENDILASGICKIFEAPCFTPLFSMDFLSVPSAFIYLHSRVLLWHSCLPNVLLQYLMGLYTEARRFSDSQSCLSCISSEVGLSGSEIMTSESTYTGKKEVGFVAGAPKSSGRGASRRYGSNPRSIQKRSRMGSVRGRSLSISESQSSGSVVGTDLLSSVAGCPSFSLLVPNRRRRSCTSNGLGEYMKELKSTLVELRQNMDSLSCSANILIIEPDKCYREEGADVSLEFSTSNEWLIVVRRHGSLRYCYKAQNMMRPSTTNRFTHAMVWGGGNGWKLEFLDRREWLIFKELHKECYGRNMQTASLKVIPVPGVHEVPENGDNIRIPFVQPERYITMKEDEVARALMKREANYDIQSDDEEFLSILNNEFNGGENDGSENISANKFEKIIDLFEKTAYCSPDDVADESKAANLCLNMGRREILVPIYNYWIKKRKQKRSALVRVFQSHPPRRAELIQKPFLRKKRSFKRKGYQYGRGRGKQPSFLKAMADEQDVLAAKHRFEEANNSARRLLEAATLKRQRAQVLMENADLATYKATIALRLTEAIERSELCDVGVAMDSFVG; translated from the exons ATGGGAGTGTGTGTTGAACACTTAAACCATCTGAATCTAAGACCACGAGGTTTTCTTCAAGAACTCTGTGATTTGAGGGAGGAGAAGATAGTTTCGTGTGTTCTTACCTTTCAGAACCTGCCGCCCATGCCGTCAGTCGGTATGAGACGGTCAACTAGGGTTTTTGTGCCGAAATCAGTTGTGAAAGATGCGGATGGCGTGAGGGTTTTGAGATCTGGGAAACGGTTGGGGTCGGAATCTGCTGGCGGGAAGGGCAAAGGTTCGGATAGTGAGCCATGGTTTCGGCTGCTTGATCATTCTGGTGATGCGGATGGTGTTCTCTGTTGCAAGAACGATGGTTGCCATAATGCTTTATCGGGGGAAGGAGTAGATGTGAAACATTTGGATGGTGAAATGGCGCCAGGTTCTATGAACAACGGACCTGGGGTTTCCATGACAAATGCGAGTGTAGATAGAATGCACGGCAATGTTTACCATCGAAAGCGTCAGAGGTTGGGTGGAAAcaagttctcttcttcttcattaacTTCAGGGGGCGGAGACAGGGTTTATGAGGATCGTATGTATGGAATTCCCTTTGTTCGTAAACAGCGGAGAAAGAAACGAACTGGGTCTTTTTCGACAGTTATACCAAGGGAAATGCGAGTTGTCGAGGATAACAAAGGACGCCAGGTTCGTGGATTCCTACAGCAAGATTTACTGCTCAACTGCTTCTCCAGTGAAGATATGGTTTTGGTGGTTACTAAACCTACAGTTGGTAATACTAGCCGGTTTGCTTGCCTTTTGAATTCCATTCTGAGCTACATGACGCGGAACAGGGTGCGTTTGTCAGAACTTTCTGCATTTTTGTGCTCTAAGCCGATCGCCATTGCTTTCTCCCGTAACAGCATTCGCTTGTTGCAG GATAATCTATCCGGCGATACAGAGGAAAATGATATCTTGGCATCTGGAATTTGCAAGATTTTCGAGGCCCCTTGTTTTACACCTCTGTTTTCAATGGATTTTCTTTCAGTTCCCAGTGCTTTTATTTATCTGCACTCCAGAGTGCTTCTCTGGCACAGCTGTCTACCTAATGTTCTGCTGCAGTATCTGATGGGTTTATACACAGAAGCACGGAGATTCTCTGACAGCCAAAGTTGCCTGTCGTGTATTTCTAGTGAGGTTGGTCTTTCTGGAAGCGAGATTATGACTTCTGAGAGTACTTATACCGGAAAGAAAGAAGTGGGTTTTGTTGCTGGAGCTCCCAAATCCTCTGGCCGTGGTGCATCTAGAAGGTATGGATCGAATCCCCGCAGTATTCAGAAGAGGAGTCGCATGGGGTCTGTAAGAGGTAGAAGTCTTTCAATTTCAGAGTCGCAAAGCTCCGGCAGTGTTGTAGGTACTGATTTGCTTAGCAGTGTGGCTGGGTGCCCGTCCTTCTCTTTGCTTGTACCTAATCGCAGGCGGCGGAGTTGTACCAGTAATGGTTTGGGAGAATATATGAAGGAGTTAAAGTCGACCTTGGTTGAATTGAGGCAAAACATGGATTCACTATCTTGCAGTGCAAACATATTGATTATTGAGCCAGACAAATGTTATAGGGAAGAGGGGGCTGATGTTTCATTGGAATTCTCAACTTCAAATGAGTGGTTAATTGTTGTTAGGAGACATGGTTCCTTGAGATACTGCTATAAAGCACAAAATATGATGAGGCCCAGTACAACAAATCGTTTCACCCATGCCATGGTTTGGGGAGGGGGAAATGGTTGGAAGTTAGAGTTTTTGGACAGACGAGAGTGGTTGATCTTTAAGGAGCTTCACAAGGAATGCTATGGTCGTAACATGCAGACTGCCTCTCTTAAAGTAATCCCTGTGCCTGGAGTACATGAAGTACCAGAAAATGGTGACAACATTCGTATTCCCTTTGTGCAACCTGAGAGGTACATCACAATGAAAGAGGATGAAGTGGCAAGGGCATTAATGAAGAGGGAAGCAAATTATGATATCCAATCTGATGATGAGGAATTCTTAAGCATTCTTAATAATGAGTTTAATGGTGGAGAGAATGATGGATCTGAAAATATCTCAGCAAATAAGTTTGAGAAAATTATAGATTTGTTTGAGAAAACTGCATATTGCAGTCCTGATGATGTTGCTGATGAGAGTAAAGCTGCCAATCTCTGTTTAAATATGGGAAGGAGGGAAATATTGGTACCTATTTACAATTACTGGATCAAAAAGCGGAAGCAAAAACGCTCAGCACTTGTTAGGGTTTTCCAG AGTCATCCCCCGAGGAGAGCTGAACTGATCCAAAAACCATTTCTGCGAAAGAAACGGTCATTCAAGCGGAAGGGTTACCaatatgggagagggagaggaaaacAGCCAAGTTTTTTGAAAG CCATGGCAGATGAACAAGATGTCTTGGCAGCCAAGCATCGATTTGAAGAAGCCAACAACTCTGCAAGAAGATTGTTGGAGGCGGCTACACTAAAGCGTCAAAGAGCACAGGTTCTCATGGAGAATGCCGACTTGGCAACTTATAAGGCCACCATTGCACTGAGGCTTACCGAAGCAATTGAGAGATCAGAGCTGTGTGATGTTGGCGTTGCCATGGACTCTTTTGTTGGTTAA
- the LOC122077842 gene encoding protein BUD31 homolog 2-like yields the protein MPKVKTNRIKYPTGWELIEPTLRELEGKMREAENDPHDGKRKCEALWPIFKIAHQKSRYIYDLYYRRREISEELYEFCLEQGYADRNLIAKWKKSGYERLCCLRCIQPRDHNFATTCMCRVPKHLREEKVIECVHCGCGGCASGD from the exons ATGCCAAAGGTAAAGACAAACCGTATCAAATACCCAACTGGGTGGGAGTTGATTGAGCCAACTCTTCGTGAGCTTGAGGGGAAAATGAGAGAAG CTGAAAATGACCCACATGATGGGAAGAGAAAATGTGAAGCATTGTGGCCTATTTTTAAAATTGCACATCAGAAGAGCCGCTATATTTATGACCTTTACTACCGAAGGAGGGAAATATCTGAGGAGCTTTATGAGTTCTGCTTGGAACAAGGCTATGCTGACCGCAATCTTATTGCAAAATGGAAGAAG TCAGGGTATGAACGGCTCTGCTGCCTACGATGCATACAGCCACGTGATCACAACTTTGCCACCACTTGTATGTGTAGAGTACCCAAACACCTAAGGGAAGAGAAAGTCATAGAATGCGTGCACTGCGGTTGTGGGGGCTGTGCAAGTGGAGACTGA